One window of the Oncorhynchus clarkii lewisi isolate Uvic-CL-2024 chromosome 19, UVic_Ocla_1.0, whole genome shotgun sequence genome contains the following:
- the LOC139374338 gene encoding antimicrobial peptide NK-lysin-like produces MKTSLVLLALSLLACSVWEMHGQCHEVDLDDQEVVEAQPEKRMEQQLQGTCWVCEWALKKVKKSISTSSSPEEIKQKLLSICDKIPFVKSMCKRLVKKHLWVLIEELSTSDDVRTICVNIKACKPKEVLDLSY; encoded by the exons ATGAAGACATCTCTGGTCCTCCTTGCCCTCAGTCTGCTGGCTTGTTCAG TTTGGGAAATGCATGGGCAATGCCACGAGGTTGACCTTGATGACCAGGAAGTAGTGGAAGCACAGCCGGAGAAGCGCATG GAGCAACAGCTACAGGGAACCTGCTGGGTGTGTGAGTGGGCACTGAAAAAAGTGAAGAAATCCATCTCCACTTCCTCTAGTCCG GAGGAGATAAAGCAGAAGCTATTGTCCATTTGCGATAAAATCCCTTTCGTAAAATCTATGTGTAAACGCCTGGTGAAAAAACACTTGTGGGTGCTGATTGAGGAGCTTAGCACAAGCGATGACGTGAGGACCATCTGTGTTAACATTAAGGCCTGCAA ACCAAAGGAAGTTTTGGACCTGAGCTACTGA